In Dasypus novemcinctus isolate mDasNov1 chromosome 10, mDasNov1.1.hap2, whole genome shotgun sequence, one DNA window encodes the following:
- the LOC105745367 gene encoding endogenous retrovirus group K member 5 Gag polyprotein-like, which translates to MGGRLSSRQSPQVRALAGLLDTNQIRVSLRQLQKYWDLLLPFNPWLSTCHLWDPVTYTRLIDRVTSAMEHEGKRFPPGLLPTLIAIRSCLQGAPAPQEAFPCHTTGEGCSSDQVTSDPDSDTESLSARVNAALEEEPPKREGCHKDDCCPGDHPTKKKDGKLPPSSPPPEGCPAQPAFAGAGNLYPPLPRLSPSWGPPEMRQPPSWGPPEVPQLPFWGLPEGGLAPSWGHAEAAEARQSTSWDSPKVGPSPAPASAGEGMSPWRRLTSPPPSYPSAPTPHLYPLNANPSQQRPQDWYPFSSEEIKTLQRAVKEDGLGSPYAQQLLEELGTQLAVPYDWVSLGRSILTPGQFIDWRAHFQIEAEKQIAENARMSVRDPPEAYTGTGPFSNPQRYRNALPAFWLRLRALALRSFCNSSATQLQKFAQLTQGRDEKFSTLLSRVMEACQQKVVGEQAQLALARDLILEEANAVCKPVIQNMREKGVHDWVLAGKAIDPQATAVAKALATALVISSDCFKCSEMGHFARECPHARGLPRSPQRAEGAAPPPAPQARRGPPTPCPRCGKGYHWAQDCHSRPSQRLPLNSKGGKPQPRHQEAPAQRAPLP; encoded by the coding sequence ATGGGAGGACGACTATCGTCCCGCCAGTCTCCGCAAGTGCGGGCACTTGCGGGCCTCTTGGACACCAATCAGATCCGGGTGTCCCTGCGGCAGTTGCAGAAGTACTGGGACCTTCTGCTGCCCTTCAACCCGTGGCTTTCCACATGCCACCTGTGGGACCCAGTGACTTACACACGGCTTATTGACCGCGTCACCTCAGCCATGGAGCATGAGGGCAAACGCTTTCCTCCGGGCTTGCTTCCCACTCTCATTGCGATCCGGTCGTGCCTGCAGGGTGCCCCTGCCCCGCAAGAGGCCTTTCCCTGCCATACCACTGGTGAAGGGTGCTCCTCAGACCAAGTAACCTCGGACCCTGATTCTGACACCGAATCCCTGTCCGCGCGAGTAAATGCCGCCCTTGAGGAGGAACCGCCCAAGCGGGAGGGCTGCCATAAGGATGACTGCTGTCCTGGCGATCACCccactaaaaaaaaagatggcaaacttcctccttcttcaccCCCGCCTGAGGGTTGCCCCGCCCAGCCTGCCTTCGCGGGCGCGGGAaacctttacccgccccttccTAGGCTGTCGCCATCTTGGGGCCCACCGGAAATGAGGCAGCCGCCATCTTGGGGCCCGCCGGAAGTGCCACAGCTGCCATTTTGGGGTCTGCCGGAAGGAGGGCTGGCGCCATCTTGGGGACATGCAGAGGCGGCGGAAGCCAGGCAATCGACATCTTGGGATTCACCGAAAGTGGGTCCATCCCCAGCTCCCGCGTCAGCTGGGGAAGGCATGAGCCCTTGGAGGCGACTTACGAGCCCGCCGCCTAGCTACCCCTCTGCGCCAACCCCCCACCTATATCCGTTAAATGCCAATCCTTCCCAGCAGCGCCCTCAAGATTGGTATCCCTTCTCATCGGAGGAGATTAAAACTCTCCAACGGGCTGTCAAGGAGGATGGGCTGGGCAGCCCATACGCCCAGCAGCTTCTGGAGGAGCTGGGCACGCAGCTAGCGGTTCCATATGATTGGGTCTCTCTTGGCCGATCCATCCTAACTCCGGGACAGTTCATAGACTGGAGAGCGCACTTCCAGATTGAGGCTGAAAAACAAATAGCAGAGAATGCACGCATGAGCGTCCGAGACCCCCCCGAGGCGTATACAGGAACAGGCCCCTTCTCCAACCCTCAGCGGTACCGGAATGCCCTGCCAGCGTTCTGGCTTCGACTGCGGGCACTAGCTTTACGCTCGTTTTGCAATTCGTCAGCCACCCAGCTCCAGAAGTTCGCGCAGCTCACGCAGGGCAGGGACGAAAAGTTTTCGACCTTATTGTCGCGGGTCATGGAGGCCTGCCAGCAGAAGGTCGTGGGGGAACAGGCCCAGCTAGCCCTCGCCCGAGACCTCATCCTTGAGGAAGCCAATGCGGTGtgtaagcctgtcatccagaACATGCGCGAAAAAGGGGtccacgactgggtcctcgccGGTAAAGCCATCGACCCTCAAGCCACCGCCGTGGCCAAGGCCCTTGCAACGGCCCTAGTGATCTCGTCAGACTGTTTCAAGTGCAGTGAAATGGGCCACTTCGCTCGCGAGTGCCCCCACGCCAGGGGTCTCCCACGCTCACCGCAGCGGGCAGAGGGAGCCGCCCCGCCACCAGCTCCGCAAGCACGGCGCGGTCCTCCCACTCCCTGTCCCAGATGCGGGAAGGGATATCACTGGGCACAAGACTGCCACTCGCGCCCCTCACAGCGCTTGCCTTTAAACTCGAaagggggcaagcctcagccccgccaccaagaggccCCTGCCCAAAGAGCCCCTCTGCCATAA